From the Oryzias latipes chromosome 22, ASM223467v1 genome, one window contains:
- the iah1 gene encoding isoamyl acetate-hydrolyzing esterase 1 homolog isoform X1 produces MSKTVPVIWPKVFLFGDSITQFSFQANGWGAEIANKLARKCDVINRGLSGYNSRWARIVLPRLLSSQGSACDSIAAVTVFFGANDCALEDKNPQQHVPLSEYLENLKEISRLLTSAGVSSDKVIFITPPPLHEAAWEKECILKGNFCFCDFHISLIFGWQTFTGASLSGCPLNRLNSTAGQYAQACVRAAAQCGSDVLDLWTLMQKDGQDYTVYLSDGLHLSDKGNQFVAQRLWDLLESRVVHLPVILPYWGDIDASSPETSLLCNN; encoded by the exons ATGTCTAAAACGGTTCCAGTCATTTGGCCAAAAGTCTTCTTGTTTGGGGACTCGATCACGCAG TTTTCTTTCCAAGCCAACGGGTGGGGAGCAGAAATTGCCAACAAGCTTGCAAG GAAATGTGACGTCATAAACAGAGGACTGTCCGGCTACAACTCCAGATGGGCCCGGATTGTTCTTCCTCGCCTCCTCAGCAGCCAAGGCTCCGCATGCGACAGCATAGCAGCTGTTACAGTCTTCTTTGGAGCCAATGACTGCGCACTGGAAG ATAAGAACCCACAGCAGCACGTTCCTTTGTCTGAGTACTTGGAGAACCTGAAGGAGATCAGCAGACTTCTGACCTCAGCTGGAGTCTCGTCTgacaaagttatttttattactCCACCACCCCTTCATGAGGCAGCCTGGGAGAAAGAGTGTATTTTAAAaggtaatttttgtttttgtgatttccACATCTCTTTAATTTTTGGCTGGCAGACATTTACAGGTGCTTCTCTTTCAGGTTGTCCTCTCAATCGCCTGAACTCCACGGCAGGTCAGTACGCTCAGGCTTGTGTCCGTGCAGCTGCTCAGTGCGGGTCAGATGTTCTGGATCTGTGGACTCTCATGCAAAAAGATGGACAA GATTACACGGTCTACCTGTCTGATGGACTGCATCTTTCAGACAAGGGAAACCAGTTTGTGGCTCAGCGTCTTTGGGATCTACTGGAGAGCCGCGTGGTCCACCTGCCTGTGATCCTACCTTACTGGGGAGACATTGATGCCAGCAGTCCAGAAACCAGTCTCCTCTGTAACAACTAA
- the iah1 gene encoding isoamyl acetate-hydrolyzing esterase 1 homolog isoform X2 codes for MSKTVPVIWPKVFLFGDSITQFSFQANGWGAEIANKLARKCDVINRGLSGYNSRWARIVLPRLLSSQGSACDSIAAVTVFFGANDCALEDKNPQQHVPLSEYLENLKEISRLLTSAGVSSDKVIFITPPPLHEAAWEKECILKGCPLNRLNSTAGQYAQACVRAAAQCGSDVLDLWTLMQKDGQDYTVYLSDGLHLSDKGNQFVAQRLWDLLESRVVHLPVILPYWGDIDASSPETSLLCNN; via the exons ATGTCTAAAACGGTTCCAGTCATTTGGCCAAAAGTCTTCTTGTTTGGGGACTCGATCACGCAG TTTTCTTTCCAAGCCAACGGGTGGGGAGCAGAAATTGCCAACAAGCTTGCAAG GAAATGTGACGTCATAAACAGAGGACTGTCCGGCTACAACTCCAGATGGGCCCGGATTGTTCTTCCTCGCCTCCTCAGCAGCCAAGGCTCCGCATGCGACAGCATAGCAGCTGTTACAGTCTTCTTTGGAGCCAATGACTGCGCACTGGAAG ATAAGAACCCACAGCAGCACGTTCCTTTGTCTGAGTACTTGGAGAACCTGAAGGAGATCAGCAGACTTCTGACCTCAGCTGGAGTCTCGTCTgacaaagttatttttattactCCACCACCCCTTCATGAGGCAGCCTGGGAGAAAGAGTGTATTTTAAAag GTTGTCCTCTCAATCGCCTGAACTCCACGGCAGGTCAGTACGCTCAGGCTTGTGTCCGTGCAGCTGCTCAGTGCGGGTCAGATGTTCTGGATCTGTGGACTCTCATGCAAAAAGATGGACAA GATTACACGGTCTACCTGTCTGATGGACTGCATCTTTCAGACAAGGGAAACCAGTTTGTGGCTCAGCGTCTTTGGGATCTACTGGAGAGCCGCGTGGTCCACCTGCCTGTGATCCTACCTTACTGGGGAGACATTGATGCCAGCAGTCCAGAAACCAGTCTCCTCTGTAACAACTAA
- the rpap1 gene encoding RNA polymerase II-associated protein 1 isoform X1: MLRRPQPSDCEADLLREQESFLASGAPSAASVLRRPDKRRGQGGEAEGDGSQENGGTQKDVVTIEDLPDELPSLTPAPPKKSRFKASRVTFEEDDAEDRLDAHDTHISAVLSRIVERDTSSVPISLPAFTGMAFPKVMHRSETSSQVKAPPSSVRGKKSIFARQIAAQKLNEAKTPQDDSSGSSQTSGLKEQNLPAETGMDIALSDASVASQPRLVSGQGLGVLDGSTETLRIHMENQAKLRVMSQSEILEEQKKLLSQLDPRLVEFVRSHKAQSVQSEETNKKEDALEKAGGPPSSGPVFYCERSMEEEEPQPPSAIITEVELPVKPQKEWVHMDKLEPEKLEWMKDLPPPRKKGTEKAMQARFDFAGTLMPPTEDLPTHLGLHHHGEEPERAGYSLQELFLLSRSQLIQQRSLALNTLANILSKARAGEYASALRGTVTSTLLDAGVLFLLRFALDDGVEGVMSAAVHALKALLVSSEDEECMDSTFSWYLGLASFPLLPSSQDDEEEDYEGVDGCMKQTAKEKEEQKSDFDVTQQDVVKGLLKMKLLPRLRYILEVMRPSPRVAQDVLQILTRVARHSLSSATEVLNCPRLMETVTSEFLPTSWSASSSPNPQSIYGVPVPSAMKLLRVLATSGRHNCARLLNSLGVKERLSRLLGAEPSELLLEPSEALRVTTEAYRFWAVAAGYGQACQLYIDLYSALLKSLQSGHRLAPPSHALQPLQLQRLSALLSLLTQVTHAAGCHQELQAGVLSAQGEECPPPPPVSWGHVSGLQASLLGHLKGLVKSLDSPVQADSSLTLIPAYLVYLQAYYQQLSRQTFFKPVETLQELELLTSDVLLPLLCHSVVQGLMNNLRSSSLVCNVQSHHPGPETTSNLPGLACAGWKERSGLVVPSSPFALVIGLGSLLETITGIHRGLSSKFSSFLLSEPVIGYLQACSKSTPTLSVSRAWLLRHEHLLLYLLLRMAHRLVPVDVEVAKQASLYHQVALVLLPWLLPGSEYLAHELLSTVIFNKDFISEGHSGGPEAVELGELKLHDDVRLHPSPSLQTVGALLREACVQLPSIRGCFLTHLAYLEPSVIASRKALLGRNPWISSHLLPEVTGPTLPSDWPFLPLIKLYEQTGVSGGGGLAVEELPAGALQAAVHCLQWLLLLEVWREESLKVVPPVAKLARLSCVFLCSSDLFLERPVQKLTWGLFRLLTRASRLDSLDLDVPPPGLASFQDLYSALLAQYESVSFGDQLFGCWVLLPLQRRYSASLRLAVFGEHVGMLRSLGVTLEQLSIPIEQFTSPPEDSLPLLRLYFRSLVTGSLKLSWCPVLYVVALSHVNSFIFSQDAAAQEVEAARHSILRKIYYLTDEVLRNHLLLFRLPQPHTQLGFDTYAELPPIRAKRLESVCKAGTAKETA; encoded by the exons ATGTTGCGCCGTCCCCAACCCTCCGACTGTGAGGCGGACCTCCTTAGAGAACAGGAGAGCTTTCTGGCCTCAGGAGCTCCGTCTGCGGCCAGCGTCCTCCGGCGTCCGGACAAGAGGAGAGGCCAGGGTGGAGAGGCGGAGGGTGACGGGAGCCAGGAGAATGGAGGAACCCAGAAGGATGTGGTCACCATTGAAG ATCTTCCAGATGAGCTTCCGTCTCTGACTCCAGCCCCGCCAAAAAAGTCTCGTTTCAAAGCCAGTCGTGTCACCTTTGAGGAGGACGATGCTGAAGACCGGCTGGACGCTCATGACACTCACATAAGCGCCGTCCTCTCCAGGATTGTT GAGAGAGACACCAGCTCTGTGCCGATATCTTTACCAGCATTTACCGGGATGGCTTTCCCCAAAGTGATGCACCGCTCTGAAACCAGCAGTCAGGTAAAG gCCCCGCCTTCCTCCGTTAGAGGAAAGAAGAGCATCTTTGCCCGTCAGATTGCTGCTCAGAAGCTTAATGAAGCAAAGACGCCACAAGACGATTCATCTGGATCTTCCCAGACTTCTGGTCTCAAAGAGCAGAACCTTCCTGCTGAGACTGGGATGGATATAGCGCTCAGTGATGCCT CTGTAGCCTCTCAGCCCAGGTTGGTGTCGGGTCAGGGGCTCGGCGTCTTAGATGGTTCAACGGAGACTCTGAGGATCCACATGGAGAATCAGGCCAAACTCAGAGTGATGTCTCAGTCAGAAATCCTCGAGGAGCAGAAGAAGCTCTTGTCTCAGCTCG atccCAGACTCGTGGAGTTTGTCAGATCCCACAAAGCTCAAAGTGTTCAGTCTGAGGAAACAAACAAGAAGGAAGACGCTCTGGAAAAGGCAGGTGGACCTCCATCCAGTGgtcctgtgttttattgtgaaaggagCATGGAAGAAGAGGAGCCACAGCCTCCATCAGCAATCATTACAG AGGTGGAGCTGCCAGTGAAGCCTCAGAAGGAATGGGTCCACATGGACAAACTGGAGCCAGAGAAGCTGGAGTGGATGAAAGACTTGCCTCCTCCCAGGAAGAAGGGAACTGAGAAG GCCATGCAGGCCCGTTTTGACTTTGCCGGGACATTGATGCCACCCACTGAAGATCTACCCACCCACTTAGGGCTGCACCACCATGGAGAGGAGCCTGAG CGGGCGGGATATTCCCTCCAGGAGCTGTTCCTGCTGTCTCGCAGTCAGCTCATCCAGCAGAGAAGTTTGGCTCTCAACACTCTGGCTAACATCCTCTCCAAG GCGCGTGCTGGAGAGTACGCATCTGCCCTTAGAGGCACCGTGACCTCCACTCTGCTGGACGCCGGCGTGCTCTTCCTGCTCCGCTTTGCCCTGGACGATGGCGTGGAGGGAGTGATGTCTGCAGCTGTGCACGCGCTTAAAGCCCTTCTCGTGTCTTCTGAAGATGAG GAGTGCATGGATTCTACTTTCTCCTGGTACCTGGGTTTGGCCTCCTTCCCTCTGCTGCCCTCTTCCcaagatgatgaggaggaggattatgaaggggtggatggatgcatgaagCAGACGGccaaagaaaaggaggaacagAAGAGTGATTTTGATGTTACCCAGCAGGATGTCGTCAAG gGCTTATTAAAGATGAAGCTGCTCCCCAGGCTGCGCTACATTCTTGAGGTGATGCGGCCGTCCCCTCGGGTGGCTCAGGACGTCCTGCAGATCCTGACCCGTGTGGCCCGACACTCGCTGTCATCTGCCACTGAG GTGTTGAACTGTCCTCGTCTGATGGAGACGGTAACGTCAGAGTTTCTCCCCACTTCCTGGTCGGCATCTTCCTCACCCAACCCTCAGTCCATATATGGAGTTCCTGTGCCCAGCGCCATGAAGCTCTTGAGGGTCTTGGCTACATCTGGCAGACATAACTGTGCCAGACtg TTGAACTCTCTGGGTGTGAAGGAGCGTTTGTCGCGTCTGCTGGGCGCTGAGCCCAGCGAGCTGCTGCTGGAACCGTCCGAGGCTCTCAGGGTCACCACTGAGGCCTACAGGTTCTGGGCGGTGGCAGCCGGTTATGGACAGGCATGCCAACTATACAT aGACTTGTACTCTGCTTTACTGAAGTCACTCCAGTCTGGGCATCGCTTAGCGCCGCCCTCACACGCTCTCCagcctctgcagctgcagcggcTCTCGGCTTTGCTTTCTCTGCTCACACAGGTCACACACGCAGCCGGCTGCCATCAGGAGTTGCAGGCTGGCGTCCTCAG CGCTCAGGGGGAGGAGTGCCCTCCTCCGCCTCCTGTTTCCTGGGGTCACGTCTCGGGCTTGCAGGCATCCCTGTTGGGGCATCTGAAGGGTCTTGTCAAAAGCCTTGATAGTCCAGTTCAGGCAGATAGCAGCTTGACCCTGATACCAGCTTATCTGGTCTATCTCCAAGCGTACTACCAACAGCTCTCCAGACAG ACCTTTTTCAAACCAGTGGAGACTCTTCAGGAGCTGGAGCTTCTGACCTCCGATGTTCTTCTTCCACTTCTGTGTCACAGTGTTGTGCAAGGTCTGATGAACAACCTGAG ATCCTCTTCTTTGGTTTGCAACGTTCAGTCCCACCATCCGGGTCCAGAGACGACCTCGAATCTTCCAGGTTTAGCCTGCGCAGGATGGAAGGAACGTTCTGGGCTTGTTGTTCCCAGCTCCCCTTTTGCTCTTGTGATCGGATTGGGATCCCTCTTGGAAACAATCACAGGGATCCATAGAGGTCTCAGCAGCAAG TTCTCGAGCTTCCTCCTGTCAGAGCCTGTGATTGGTTACCTGCAGGCCTGCAGTAAGTCCACGCCCACTCTGTCTGTGTCCAGGGCTTGGCTCCTTCGTCACGAACACCTCCTCCTGTACCTGCTGCTGCGGATGGCTCACAGGCTG GTTCCTGTCGATGTAGAGGTGGCGAAACAGGCCTCACTTTATCACCAGGTGGCACTGGTGCTTCTTCCCTGGTTATTACCAGGCAGTGAATACTTGGCACATGAACTGCTGTCTACTGTTATATTCAACAAGGACTTTATATC AGAGGGACACAGTGGAGGTCCAGAGGCTGTGGAGCTCGGGGAGCTAAAGCTTCACGACGACGTCAGACTCCACCCATCTCCATCTCTACAGACTGTTGGCGCTCTCCTCAGAGAAGCCTGCGTTCAGCTGCCGTCTATACGGGGCTGCTTCCTCACTCATCTCGCCTATCTGGAACCGTCTGTGATCGCGTCCCGAAAAGCCCTGCTTGGACGCAACCCGTGGATCAGTTCCCACCTCCTCCCGGAGGTCACGGGGCCCACCCTGCCATCTGACTGGCCGTTCCTCCCCCTCATCAAACTGTACGAGCAGACAGGAGTGTCTGGCGGCGGGGGGCTGGCTGTAGAGGAGCTTCCAGCGGGGGCTCTACAGGCGGCTGTCCACTGTTTGCAGTGGCTACTGCTGCTGGAGGTTTGGAGGGAGGAGTCCTTAAAG GTGGTTCCTCCTGTAGCCAAGCTGGCCCGTCTGTCCTGCGTGTTCCTCTGTTCAAGCGACTTGTTCCTGGAGAGACCCGTTCAAAAACTGACCTGGGGTTTGTTTAGATTACTGACCAG gGCTTCTAGACTGGACTCTTTGGACCTGGACGTGCCCCCGCCAGGCCTCGCCTCTTTCCAGGACTTGTACAGCGCTCTTTTGGCGCAGTATGAATCCGTGTCTTTTGGAGATCAGCTGTTTGGCTGCTGGGTTCTGTTGCCCCTGCAGAGGCGCTACAGCGCCTCCCTGAGGCTGGCTGTTTTTGGAGAACATGTGGGGATGTTGAGATCTCTGGGAGTCACGCTAGAACAg CTTTCCATCCCGATCGAGCAATTTACATCTCCGCCTGAAGACTCGCTTCCTCTCCTTCGTCTCTACTTCCGCTCTTTAGTGACCGGATCCCTGAAGCTCTCCTGGTGTCCTGTCCTCTATGTGGTCGCCTTGTCTCATGTGAATTCCTTCATCTTCTCTCAGGATGCTGCTGCACAG GAGGTGGAAGCTGCTCGACACAGTATTCTGAGAAAAATCTACTACCTTACTGATGAG GTGCTGAGGAACCATTTGCTTCTCTTTCGTCTGCCGCAGCCGCACACGCAGCTCGGGTTCGACACGTATGCAGAGCTTCCTCCAATCAGGGCGAAGCGTTTGGAAAGCGTCTGCAAAGCAGGGACAGCAAAGGAGACGGCGTGA
- the rpap1 gene encoding RNA polymerase II-associated protein 1 isoform X2, protein MLRRPQPSDCEADLLREQESFLASGAPSAASVLRRPDKRRGQGGEAEGDGSQENGGTQKDVVTIEDLPDELPSLTPAPPKKSRFKASRVTFEEDDAEDRLDAHDTHISAVLSRIVERDTSSVPISLPAFTGMAFPKVMHRSETSSQAPPSSVRGKKSIFARQIAAQKLNEAKTPQDDSSGSSQTSGLKEQNLPAETGMDIALSDASVASQPRLVSGQGLGVLDGSTETLRIHMENQAKLRVMSQSEILEEQKKLLSQLDPRLVEFVRSHKAQSVQSEETNKKEDALEKAGGPPSSGPVFYCERSMEEEEPQPPSAIITEVELPVKPQKEWVHMDKLEPEKLEWMKDLPPPRKKGTEKAMQARFDFAGTLMPPTEDLPTHLGLHHHGEEPERAGYSLQELFLLSRSQLIQQRSLALNTLANILSKARAGEYASALRGTVTSTLLDAGVLFLLRFALDDGVEGVMSAAVHALKALLVSSEDEECMDSTFSWYLGLASFPLLPSSQDDEEEDYEGVDGCMKQTAKEKEEQKSDFDVTQQDVVKGLLKMKLLPRLRYILEVMRPSPRVAQDVLQILTRVARHSLSSATEVLNCPRLMETVTSEFLPTSWSASSSPNPQSIYGVPVPSAMKLLRVLATSGRHNCARLLNSLGVKERLSRLLGAEPSELLLEPSEALRVTTEAYRFWAVAAGYGQACQLYIDLYSALLKSLQSGHRLAPPSHALQPLQLQRLSALLSLLTQVTHAAGCHQELQAGVLSAQGEECPPPPPVSWGHVSGLQASLLGHLKGLVKSLDSPVQADSSLTLIPAYLVYLQAYYQQLSRQTFFKPVETLQELELLTSDVLLPLLCHSVVQGLMNNLRSSSLVCNVQSHHPGPETTSNLPGLACAGWKERSGLVVPSSPFALVIGLGSLLETITGIHRGLSSKFSSFLLSEPVIGYLQACSKSTPTLSVSRAWLLRHEHLLLYLLLRMAHRLVPVDVEVAKQASLYHQVALVLLPWLLPGSEYLAHELLSTVIFNKDFISEGHSGGPEAVELGELKLHDDVRLHPSPSLQTVGALLREACVQLPSIRGCFLTHLAYLEPSVIASRKALLGRNPWISSHLLPEVTGPTLPSDWPFLPLIKLYEQTGVSGGGGLAVEELPAGALQAAVHCLQWLLLLEVWREESLKVVPPVAKLARLSCVFLCSSDLFLERPVQKLTWGLFRLLTRASRLDSLDLDVPPPGLASFQDLYSALLAQYESVSFGDQLFGCWVLLPLQRRYSASLRLAVFGEHVGMLRSLGVTLEQLSIPIEQFTSPPEDSLPLLRLYFRSLVTGSLKLSWCPVLYVVALSHVNSFIFSQDAAAQEVEAARHSILRKIYYLTDEVLRNHLLLFRLPQPHTQLGFDTYAELPPIRAKRLESVCKAGTAKETA, encoded by the exons ATGTTGCGCCGTCCCCAACCCTCCGACTGTGAGGCGGACCTCCTTAGAGAACAGGAGAGCTTTCTGGCCTCAGGAGCTCCGTCTGCGGCCAGCGTCCTCCGGCGTCCGGACAAGAGGAGAGGCCAGGGTGGAGAGGCGGAGGGTGACGGGAGCCAGGAGAATGGAGGAACCCAGAAGGATGTGGTCACCATTGAAG ATCTTCCAGATGAGCTTCCGTCTCTGACTCCAGCCCCGCCAAAAAAGTCTCGTTTCAAAGCCAGTCGTGTCACCTTTGAGGAGGACGATGCTGAAGACCGGCTGGACGCTCATGACACTCACATAAGCGCCGTCCTCTCCAGGATTGTT GAGAGAGACACCAGCTCTGTGCCGATATCTTTACCAGCATTTACCGGGATGGCTTTCCCCAAAGTGATGCACCGCTCTGAAACCAGCAGTCAG gCCCCGCCTTCCTCCGTTAGAGGAAAGAAGAGCATCTTTGCCCGTCAGATTGCTGCTCAGAAGCTTAATGAAGCAAAGACGCCACAAGACGATTCATCTGGATCTTCCCAGACTTCTGGTCTCAAAGAGCAGAACCTTCCTGCTGAGACTGGGATGGATATAGCGCTCAGTGATGCCT CTGTAGCCTCTCAGCCCAGGTTGGTGTCGGGTCAGGGGCTCGGCGTCTTAGATGGTTCAACGGAGACTCTGAGGATCCACATGGAGAATCAGGCCAAACTCAGAGTGATGTCTCAGTCAGAAATCCTCGAGGAGCAGAAGAAGCTCTTGTCTCAGCTCG atccCAGACTCGTGGAGTTTGTCAGATCCCACAAAGCTCAAAGTGTTCAGTCTGAGGAAACAAACAAGAAGGAAGACGCTCTGGAAAAGGCAGGTGGACCTCCATCCAGTGgtcctgtgttttattgtgaaaggagCATGGAAGAAGAGGAGCCACAGCCTCCATCAGCAATCATTACAG AGGTGGAGCTGCCAGTGAAGCCTCAGAAGGAATGGGTCCACATGGACAAACTGGAGCCAGAGAAGCTGGAGTGGATGAAAGACTTGCCTCCTCCCAGGAAGAAGGGAACTGAGAAG GCCATGCAGGCCCGTTTTGACTTTGCCGGGACATTGATGCCACCCACTGAAGATCTACCCACCCACTTAGGGCTGCACCACCATGGAGAGGAGCCTGAG CGGGCGGGATATTCCCTCCAGGAGCTGTTCCTGCTGTCTCGCAGTCAGCTCATCCAGCAGAGAAGTTTGGCTCTCAACACTCTGGCTAACATCCTCTCCAAG GCGCGTGCTGGAGAGTACGCATCTGCCCTTAGAGGCACCGTGACCTCCACTCTGCTGGACGCCGGCGTGCTCTTCCTGCTCCGCTTTGCCCTGGACGATGGCGTGGAGGGAGTGATGTCTGCAGCTGTGCACGCGCTTAAAGCCCTTCTCGTGTCTTCTGAAGATGAG GAGTGCATGGATTCTACTTTCTCCTGGTACCTGGGTTTGGCCTCCTTCCCTCTGCTGCCCTCTTCCcaagatgatgaggaggaggattatgaaggggtggatggatgcatgaagCAGACGGccaaagaaaaggaggaacagAAGAGTGATTTTGATGTTACCCAGCAGGATGTCGTCAAG gGCTTATTAAAGATGAAGCTGCTCCCCAGGCTGCGCTACATTCTTGAGGTGATGCGGCCGTCCCCTCGGGTGGCTCAGGACGTCCTGCAGATCCTGACCCGTGTGGCCCGACACTCGCTGTCATCTGCCACTGAG GTGTTGAACTGTCCTCGTCTGATGGAGACGGTAACGTCAGAGTTTCTCCCCACTTCCTGGTCGGCATCTTCCTCACCCAACCCTCAGTCCATATATGGAGTTCCTGTGCCCAGCGCCATGAAGCTCTTGAGGGTCTTGGCTACATCTGGCAGACATAACTGTGCCAGACtg TTGAACTCTCTGGGTGTGAAGGAGCGTTTGTCGCGTCTGCTGGGCGCTGAGCCCAGCGAGCTGCTGCTGGAACCGTCCGAGGCTCTCAGGGTCACCACTGAGGCCTACAGGTTCTGGGCGGTGGCAGCCGGTTATGGACAGGCATGCCAACTATACAT aGACTTGTACTCTGCTTTACTGAAGTCACTCCAGTCTGGGCATCGCTTAGCGCCGCCCTCACACGCTCTCCagcctctgcagctgcagcggcTCTCGGCTTTGCTTTCTCTGCTCACACAGGTCACACACGCAGCCGGCTGCCATCAGGAGTTGCAGGCTGGCGTCCTCAG CGCTCAGGGGGAGGAGTGCCCTCCTCCGCCTCCTGTTTCCTGGGGTCACGTCTCGGGCTTGCAGGCATCCCTGTTGGGGCATCTGAAGGGTCTTGTCAAAAGCCTTGATAGTCCAGTTCAGGCAGATAGCAGCTTGACCCTGATACCAGCTTATCTGGTCTATCTCCAAGCGTACTACCAACAGCTCTCCAGACAG ACCTTTTTCAAACCAGTGGAGACTCTTCAGGAGCTGGAGCTTCTGACCTCCGATGTTCTTCTTCCACTTCTGTGTCACAGTGTTGTGCAAGGTCTGATGAACAACCTGAG ATCCTCTTCTTTGGTTTGCAACGTTCAGTCCCACCATCCGGGTCCAGAGACGACCTCGAATCTTCCAGGTTTAGCCTGCGCAGGATGGAAGGAACGTTCTGGGCTTGTTGTTCCCAGCTCCCCTTTTGCTCTTGTGATCGGATTGGGATCCCTCTTGGAAACAATCACAGGGATCCATAGAGGTCTCAGCAGCAAG TTCTCGAGCTTCCTCCTGTCAGAGCCTGTGATTGGTTACCTGCAGGCCTGCAGTAAGTCCACGCCCACTCTGTCTGTGTCCAGGGCTTGGCTCCTTCGTCACGAACACCTCCTCCTGTACCTGCTGCTGCGGATGGCTCACAGGCTG GTTCCTGTCGATGTAGAGGTGGCGAAACAGGCCTCACTTTATCACCAGGTGGCACTGGTGCTTCTTCCCTGGTTATTACCAGGCAGTGAATACTTGGCACATGAACTGCTGTCTACTGTTATATTCAACAAGGACTTTATATC AGAGGGACACAGTGGAGGTCCAGAGGCTGTGGAGCTCGGGGAGCTAAAGCTTCACGACGACGTCAGACTCCACCCATCTCCATCTCTACAGACTGTTGGCGCTCTCCTCAGAGAAGCCTGCGTTCAGCTGCCGTCTATACGGGGCTGCTTCCTCACTCATCTCGCCTATCTGGAACCGTCTGTGATCGCGTCCCGAAAAGCCCTGCTTGGACGCAACCCGTGGATCAGTTCCCACCTCCTCCCGGAGGTCACGGGGCCCACCCTGCCATCTGACTGGCCGTTCCTCCCCCTCATCAAACTGTACGAGCAGACAGGAGTGTCTGGCGGCGGGGGGCTGGCTGTAGAGGAGCTTCCAGCGGGGGCTCTACAGGCGGCTGTCCACTGTTTGCAGTGGCTACTGCTGCTGGAGGTTTGGAGGGAGGAGTCCTTAAAG GTGGTTCCTCCTGTAGCCAAGCTGGCCCGTCTGTCCTGCGTGTTCCTCTGTTCAAGCGACTTGTTCCTGGAGAGACCCGTTCAAAAACTGACCTGGGGTTTGTTTAGATTACTGACCAG gGCTTCTAGACTGGACTCTTTGGACCTGGACGTGCCCCCGCCAGGCCTCGCCTCTTTCCAGGACTTGTACAGCGCTCTTTTGGCGCAGTATGAATCCGTGTCTTTTGGAGATCAGCTGTTTGGCTGCTGGGTTCTGTTGCCCCTGCAGAGGCGCTACAGCGCCTCCCTGAGGCTGGCTGTTTTTGGAGAACATGTGGGGATGTTGAGATCTCTGGGAGTCACGCTAGAACAg CTTTCCATCCCGATCGAGCAATTTACATCTCCGCCTGAAGACTCGCTTCCTCTCCTTCGTCTCTACTTCCGCTCTTTAGTGACCGGATCCCTGAAGCTCTCCTGGTGTCCTGTCCTCTATGTGGTCGCCTTGTCTCATGTGAATTCCTTCATCTTCTCTCAGGATGCTGCTGCACAG GAGGTGGAAGCTGCTCGACACAGTATTCTGAGAAAAATCTACTACCTTACTGATGAG GTGCTGAGGAACCATTTGCTTCTCTTTCGTCTGCCGCAGCCGCACACGCAGCTCGGGTTCGACACGTATGCAGAGCTTCCTCCAATCAGGGCGAAGCGTTTGGAAAGCGTCTGCAAAGCAGGGACAGCAAAGGAGACGGCGTGA